Within the Phaseolus vulgaris cultivar G19833 chromosome 9, P. vulgaris v2.0, whole genome shotgun sequence genome, the region attatatctaaatatatacaattaatttaataatgatagaatttcATTATTAGTATCCTGTTAGaaatttctatatattttctatgCATGAAGTTATGTAACCATACACACATAAGATGATAataaacatttttcttcttatttttttatcatttttttataacatataaAAGTTGGGTGAAGCTAGCATACCTGAACCTTACTCGTTTGAGCTCCCTCTTGCCACCTGGGAGAGCTCTGATGGTAATGTAAACCCCAGGTTCATCCTGCTCAACCCATTCAGCGTCCAGGTCACTGGCATTACTGATTGATAGATCGCCAGAGCGATCAGCCTCTTCTCTAGATGAGCTACTTCTAATAGAAGCATCAGCATCCATTGATGAGATATCTGTCTTGGCAGCAGCACTAATGGTGGACACCTTCGGGGTTGAGTTCACACCACTTGGATCATAGTAATGCCGGGATTGCATTGACTGCTGATCAAACGAATCAGAGGATGAGTACCCAATTGCCacccctcctcctcctcctcctcctccacgGAATAAATTACAAGGTGGCCTTTCCCTGCTCAGTGGAGGTGTCACAGGGATCTCTTCTATTGATTCACGCTTCGAACTCTGCGTTCAACCCAcacaccaaaacaaatcaaaaacacTAAAAATATGGTCAAAATTTTCACCTTGGTAAACTACGAAAAAATGGGGACAAGGATTGCAAAACATATGACTAGCTGCAACAGGGACACAGTATGTCATACAGCAATTCAACAAAATAAACAAGCATGACATATGATACAAGATAGAAAACTATCTTTAGACACTCCCACAATTAAAACACCCCTCTTGCATCATTCAgtttttctactcttttttaTTACATCATTTCACTCATCTACAGTATACTCTGGTTTTCATATAACATTTTTCTATAAGTATaacaaatagtttttttctCAATAGCTTTATATTctcatttttcaaaattatacgTACCGGAATTTTCATATTTacaacttattttatatttctctcttttattttattattatctctCTCCTCATAAAGTGTTGTGGAAAAATAATAGATGTACTTACTTTTATGACTTAAAATTATCTTGAAtgtttaaaagaatattttcttTGTTCTTTTCAAGTGAAGAAACTATTAATAGGCCCCGACAAAAGCGAGCATTGCTATTTGCACCACTGCCACCGCAAGTCTGCACGTACAATCCAAATTATCAAACAGGTCACAGCGCATGACGACTAGTTTTATACCTACAGTATAGTCTACGGATATGAGCAGTAATGATTCTGATTTGTAACCCAAGTGATTAAAGTTCTTGCACATGCAAATACGTCAGAAATTAAAATTGTACAAACTTTtaaaggaaaaaactattttgacaCCCTATATTTTCTCTTAtatctatttaataattatatgataataaaatattaaattaatttatatttaattaaattattaaataaaaatagttgttAGATGGaactataaattttaaaagaataccAATATTACGAAGTgcactttaagcctaattcaatcCCATAAAATTGGTTCATggagtgaggtttgcacccacttatataaaatagattgtccttatctctagtcgattaacacaccccctcacgctgAGAATGACAACTCGTGCGTggaataacatattatgggtggtctgataacGATAGCGGATGTCTTGATAAACCCCACAAACACTCGTTAAGATAGGATCAAAATGACtctaatatcatttttttataaccAAAGGATTATCTCCCAACCCTTAATGCTTTGTTTGGGTATAAGTTATAAAAGAAAACAGTCTGCAGACGATTACAAAACGATGCACAATATGTGTAGGATCAATAAATTCAAACATTACCTCGTCTTCAGACCTTGGTGGAGTTGGAAGAGGAAAAGCTTGGCGGTTAAGCCTTTGAACATTGTAAAGTTCCATGACCTTGTCGTAGTTCTCTGCCCACCATCTTTGAGCTTGCCATTTGTTAAATACATCGCGactatacataaaaaataaaccaTAATTCAGAATGGACCATTATGATACGTAGCATCAGAATTTTGGAAATTAACAATGCAATCTTAAtctaaaaataatgaaaaaacatTGAGAGTTGAATCATTCTTAATTTCTCTTGCATTGTCAACTTTTTTCGTTTTTTTGGTCGATGTTACTCATAAACTATGCTTTGTTCCATGTGCATCAATGCATGGAATGCCCCTTGAGACTCTATGGTCGAAACATACAACTGGTCGCAATTTGCTGCTATATATGAtgattttgttgttttgttgacCAAATATTTAATTGACCCAGTGGTGTATGACACTGTTCTCAATCATGTTAGGTTACTCGAGTAGATGCTTTTTGACAAAGAATTCTCCGATGAATAATTAAAAGCAAACCCAATCATTCGGTGAGGAAAATAAAGTCGTTCCAAGGCCAAGATTGACCTTCCAGTGAAGTTGTCTAAGCAATCGAAAGCAGGTGGGTCCAAACTTTAGTCTCAACTACATCACTAATCGCACCAAACAAAGAAGTTATTTAAATGTTTTAGCATGTTTAAATAACTAAAGTCCAAAGCATGTTCTTAAATTTCTTAGCTAAAATCCGTGGggtaaaaagagaaagagaacaTCATTCATACATTGACCCACCCACCAGCACCCCTATGGCCTTCTTATTGGTTGATACTGCACCTCAAGTCACCAAGTAGGACGTAAGATTACACCCATACTATTTGATGCTTTTATTTCACGATGAGATAAAAGACAAAAATAGGAAGTTTGGCAAAAAACAGGACAACACTATAAGCTATGCTATCTATCTAGTATCTATATCTACAACTTTACTAGGTCCCCACCTAGCAGATGTTCACATTTTGTCTTGTATATAGTTATGGACTGAAAGAAGATGTGGGAGCATTCCCCAGCAAATTGCAGATCAAAAGACAACAACTATTATAGGAGAGAGAGAAGACAAAGTTACGGAGAATCAAGCGTGAAGAATAGATATTGTTGGTCgtgaaaatatgtaaaaaacTTGGCATCATATACTACAATTTATATTCCATCTTTcagttttatttcttttgtattcatatcttaaaaatagacactaaaatttaaaaatatttttacctttttttatctttgtcaATTTCCTGAAAATAATGCGTAAGAGCTCCCTCCGACCAAACGACAAGACCCAGTTTTAAAGGTTCCCAAGACAATTAACACTGACCCACATCCACTCTCAAGCCACAATAAGTTTTACTTTTGGACCCACTTTAAGGATTGCTTTTGGCAAAGGCGTGAAATAACAGGGGAAGATGGACCCACCAAATATGCAGAGAACGATTCATTCAATTTAATCACTCATGG harbors:
- the LOC137822027 gene encoding protein Brevis radix-like 4 → MLTCIARPKKPDSATDDPSSRGAKSLTCQLKEMALKASGSYKQCGPCAPSQSRLSRGGESDSESSRRRWGKEMEARLKGISSGEGTPSSSGRRTMVVLEEEAEPKEWVAQVEPGVLITFVSLPRGGNHLKRIRFSRDVFNKWQAQRWWAENYDKVMELYNVQRLNRQAFPLPTPPRSEDESSKRESIEEIPVTPPLSRERPPCNLFRGGGGGGGGVAIGYSSSDSFDQQSMQSRHYYDPSGVNSTPKVSTISAAAKTDISSMDADASIRSSSSREEADRSGDLSISNASDLDAEWVEQDEPGVYITIRALPGGKRELKRVRFSREKFGEMYARLWWEENRARIHEQYL